One stretch of Methanobacterium veterum DNA includes these proteins:
- a CDS encoding LEA domain-containing protein — translation MVDTHDIKGKGKELKGKIKGKAAEEKGKLKGKSAELKGKVKK, via the coding sequence ATGGTTGACACACATGATATTAAAGGCAAAGGTAAAGAGTTAAAAGGAAAAATAAAGGGTAAAGCTGCAGAAGAAAAAGGAAAACTTAAAGGCAAATCCGCTGAATTAAAGGGCAAGGTGAAAAAGTAA
- a CDS encoding LemA family protein — protein sequence MWNEIGFLIVVLIIGGLSGAVIVMYNSLIKLRNGADNAWSQINVQLERRADLVSNLVETVKGYAKHEKTTLKGVTEARAGLSNAETVKENEKANTHLTKTLRSLFAVAEAYPDLKADESFEDLMKQLSETENQIAYYRQLYNDVVWQYNNKCQMFPSNIVANFFGFEEERYFEINEAEKTVPHVDFTSDDTLEAENI from the coding sequence ATGTGGAATGAAATAGGCTTCCTGATAGTCGTTTTAATTATTGGAGGGTTATCCGGAGCTGTTATAGTTATGTATAACAGTTTAATTAAGCTTAGAAACGGTGCAGATAATGCATGGTCACAGATTAATGTTCAATTAGAACGAAGAGCAGATTTAGTATCTAACCTGGTTGAAACAGTAAAAGGATATGCTAAACATGAAAAAACTACACTTAAAGGAGTTACTGAAGCACGAGCAGGACTTTCAAATGCAGAAACTGTAAAAGAAAATGAAAAAGCAAATACTCATCTAACTAAAACTTTAAGAAGTTTATTTGCAGTTGCAGAAGCTTATCCTGATTTAAAAGCTGACGAAAGTTTTGAAGATCTAATGAAACAGCTGTCTGAAACTGAAAACCAGATTGCATATTACCGTCAATTGTACAATGATGTAGTATGGCAATATAACAATAAATGCCAGATGTTTCCAAGCAATATCGTTGCCAACTTCTTTGGATTTGAAGAAGAAAGATACTTTGAAATTAATGAAGCTGAAAAAACAGTTCCACATGTAGATTTCACAAGCGATGATACTTTAGAAGCCGAAAACATTTAA
- a CDS encoding TIGR04083 family peptide-modifying radical SAM enzyme produces the protein MAFHVMIIPTLGCPSECNYCWSSEEGSPVMSIETVEEIVNWLKTFRDEPVTFTFHGGEPLLAGLDFYKKALPMLRNGLNDLKPAFALQTNLWTMTDELAELFSEYNIPIGSSLDGPKELNDFQRGEGYYERTMRGYEIAKAHGLKVSFISTFTSYSIDYKEDIFNFFLEKGLTLKLHPALPSLRSEDPTKWAIDPQKYGELLIYLLDKYLENMGEIEIMNIDHLCKCVLTRRGTVCTYVDCMGDTFAVGPDGSIYPCYRFVGMPEYVMGNVRDHPTVEDLSKSAPAKLLDEFKEYVDKECKRCSYVKFCRGGCPYNALKINEETNKAEIDGVDPHCEAYKIIFKEITDRVNKEFLSSRGMMAFGAGKPEEKVQKPGIMSIMLKRI, from the coding sequence ATGGCTTTTCATGTAATGATAATTCCTACTTTGGGCTGTCCTTCTGAGTGCAACTACTGCTGGAGTTCTGAGGAGGGATCTCCTGTAATGAGCATTGAAACTGTTGAAGAAATCGTTAACTGGCTTAAGACATTCCGCGACGAACCAGTTACATTTACATTTCATGGGGGAGAACCTCTCCTTGCTGGTTTGGATTTTTATAAAAAAGCGTTGCCAATGCTTAGAAACGGTTTGAATGATCTGAAACCTGCGTTTGCCCTTCAGACTAATCTATGGACTATGACAGATGAACTTGCTGAACTTTTCAGCGAGTATAATATTCCAATAGGTTCAAGTTTAGACGGGCCTAAGGAACTTAATGACTTTCAGAGAGGGGAAGGCTATTATGAGCGGACCATGAGAGGCTATGAAATTGCCAAGGCACATGGTTTAAAAGTCAGTTTTATTTCTACATTTACTTCTTATTCTATAGATTATAAGGAAGATATTTTTAATTTTTTCCTTGAAAAGGGTTTGACACTTAAATTACACCCTGCTTTACCTTCACTGCGCAGTGAAGACCCTACTAAATGGGCTATTGATCCGCAAAAGTATGGGGAGCTGTTAATCTATCTTTTAGATAAATATTTGGAAAATATGGGTGAAATTGAAATTATGAACATAGACCATCTCTGTAAATGTGTACTTACTCGTAGGGGAACTGTCTGTACTTACGTCGACTGTATGGGAGATACATTTGCTGTGGGGCCTGATGGAAGCATATATCCTTGCTATCGATTTGTAGGAATGCCTGAGTACGTGATGGGCAATGTCCGTGACCACCCCACAGTTGAAGATCTTTCTAAATCTGCACCCGCAAAGCTTCTTGATGAATTTAAGGAATATGTAGATAAAGAATGCAAAAGATGTTCATATGTGAAGTTTTGTAGGGGAGGATGTCCTTATAATGCTTTAAAAATTAATGAAGAAACTAATAAAGCGGAAATTGATGGTGTGGACCCTCACTGTGAGGCGTATAAAATAATATTTAAGGAAATAACAGATCGTGTAAATAAAGAGTTTTTGTCCTCACGGGGTATGATGGCATTTGGGGCAGGAAAGCCTGAGGAAAAAGTGCAAAAACCGGGGATAATGTCGATAATGCTTAAGCGTATTTAA
- a CDS encoding TIGR04165 family Cys-rich peptide codes for MKTEELSKKCPKCGCKDKHIIQNDSTGMLVGVEYKHSGSKVPKGSKFRCTECGYVFE; via the coding sequence ATGAAAACAGAAGAACTAAGCAAAAAATGTCCTAAATGCGGTTGTAAAGATAAACATATCATACAAAATGATTCAACAGGGATGCTTGTAGGTGTTGAATACAAACACTCCGGATCCAAAGTCCCAAAGGGATCTAAATTCCGCTGCACTGAGTGCGGATACGTATTTGAATAA
- a CDS encoding TIGR04165 family Cys-rich peptide, with amino-acid sequence MKIGDLAKKCPKCGGVDKTVKRNIETEHHAHATTGAVICTKCGYVFKSKKDEEEE; translated from the coding sequence ATGAAAATAGGTGACTTGGCTAAAAAATGCCCTAAATGTGGCGGTGTGGATAAAACAGTTAAAAGAAATATAGAAACCGAACATCATGCTCATGCAACAACAGGGGCAGTGATTTGCACTAAATGTGGATATGTATTTAAATCAAAGAAAGATGAGGAAGAAGAATAA
- a CDS encoding 4Fe-4S binding protein, whose product MKIVKEWCMYCGECAGVCPRCLIEVGEATITFDESSCKDCEICVQACPVRALIKEE is encoded by the coding sequence ATGAAGATAGTTAAAGAATGGTGTATGTATTGTGGTGAATGCGCAGGCGTATGCCCAAGATGCCTGATTGAAGTAGGCGAGGCAACCATAACGTTTGATGAAAGTTCATGTAAAGATTGTGAAATATGCGTACAGGCATGCCCAGTGCGTGCTTTAATAAAAGAAGAATAA
- a CDS encoding NAD(P)/FAD-dependent oxidoreductase: MLIETDVLVIGAGPAGSSAAKHAALNGAEVLMIEKKSEIGAPKRCAEGVSKDGLIELGVEPSSRWITSEINGVRLVSPNGTDVWLTEDTVKLPEMGYVVERKVFDKHMAMDAARAGADIMIKTLAKGLERKDGHVIVKAERMGEQFEIKAKIVIGADGPESRVGRWGGLKTAVKPKDMESGAQFEMVGVELESDTALEFYFGEVAPGGYAWVFPKGKDIANVGLAVIPTLTEKSAYEHLVDFVKNCPTTKNATAVELNIGGDPVGGILKKIAADNVMVVGDAGGMVNPLTGGGIISGMQGGRIAGQIAAEAVKDDDFSEKRLAEYGKRCKEEIGDSFNKYMKARSYLESLSNEELDSIAKVFRETEFEKISTSELLRVLVKVSPKALLKLGKLF; the protein is encoded by the coding sequence ATGTTAATTGAAACTGATGTTCTAGTAATTGGGGCAGGTCCAGCAGGTTCATCTGCCGCCAAACACGCTGCTTTAAACGGTGCAGAAGTGTTAATGATTGAAAAAAAATCGGAAATAGGCGCTCCTAAAAGATGTGCCGAAGGTGTATCCAAGGATGGTTTAATTGAATTAGGCGTAGAGCCAAGCAGCAGATGGATAACTTCAGAAATCAATGGAGTACGTCTTGTATCTCCAAATGGAACCGACGTCTGGCTTACTGAAGACACAGTAAAACTTCCAGAAATGGGTTACGTGGTGGAAAGAAAGGTATTTGATAAACATATGGCTATGGACGCTGCAAGAGCAGGCGCAGATATAATGATCAAGACTCTTGCTAAAGGCTTAGAAAGGAAAGACGGCCATGTAATTGTTAAAGCAGAACGCATGGGAGAACAGTTTGAAATCAAAGCAAAAATAGTCATAGGTGCAGACGGCCCAGAATCAAGAGTTGGAAGATGGGGTGGTCTTAAAACTGCAGTCAAACCTAAAGATATGGAATCTGGTGCTCAATTTGAAATGGTTGGAGTAGAACTGGAAAGTGACACTGCATTAGAATTTTACTTTGGAGAAGTTGCCCCTGGAGGATATGCTTGGGTATTCCCAAAAGGAAAAGACATTGCAAACGTAGGTCTTGCAGTTATACCAACATTAACAGAAAAAAGCGCCTATGAACATCTCGTTGACTTTGTAAAAAACTGCCCTACAACTAAAAATGCTACAGCAGTGGAACTTAATATAGGTGGAGACCCTGTAGGTGGAATCCTTAAAAAAATAGCCGCTGATAACGTTATGGTTGTAGGAGATGCAGGTGGAATGGTAAATCCTTTAACTGGTGGGGGAATAATAAGCGGTATGCAGGGCGGACGTATTGCCGGCCAAATCGCTGCTGAAGCAGTTAAAGACGATGATTTCTCTGAAAAAAGGCTTGCAGAATATGGAAAACGCTGTAAAGAAGAAATTGGGGATTCATTTAATAAGTACATGAAGGCAAGAAGCTATCTTGAAAGCCTTTCAAATGAAGAACTAGATTCAATAGCAAAAGTGTTCCGGGAAACTGAATTTGAAAAAATAAGTACAAGTGAACTTCTTAGAGTGCTTGTTAAAGTCTCACCTAAAGCTTTATTGAAGCTGGGAAAACTGTTCTAA
- a CDS encoding UbiA family prenyltransferase yields the protein MIKTLIKSTRLSWASKNFNAYLLALTYAYFSGTLITNPFEILEGLLLVSVLWGALYSLNDLTDLEVDKKDYTKRNRAFIENKIDEKWILIFSSFLIVAVFIISLTTLNPLFTIILGLMLLNQLIYTLPPIRLKDTIFAPFTSTATNSVLRIASCCVLLGNVFLVPVSVYFFMYMAGMATYVMYKSKQISASIVGVIAGVSLIYVLYTGEMNIIQFTVAILPSFLAAIPLYISVYIDKEKMTQIADILYHQVAMVFFLIVILIILF from the coding sequence ATGATAAAGACCCTTATTAAATCTACAAGACTGTCATGGGCATCTAAAAACTTCAATGCATACCTGCTTGCCCTTACATATGCTTATTTTTCAGGAACACTAATTACAAATCCTTTTGAAATACTGGAAGGCCTTTTACTTGTTTCAGTGCTCTGGGGAGCATTGTACAGTTTAAATGATCTGACTGATCTTGAGGTAGATAAAAAAGATTACACTAAAAGAAACAGGGCCTTCATTGAAAATAAGATCGATGAAAAGTGGATACTGATTTTTTCCAGTTTTCTGATAGTTGCAGTATTTATAATCTCACTGACTACTTTAAATCCCCTATTTACTATAATTTTAGGGCTAATGCTCTTAAACCAGTTGATCTATACATTACCTCCCATAAGACTTAAAGACACCATATTTGCACCTTTTACAAGTACTGCCACAAACAGCGTCTTAAGGATAGCTTCATGCTGCGTGCTGTTGGGCAACGTGTTTTTAGTTCCAGTAAGCGTATACTTTTTCATGTACATGGCAGGAATGGCCACTTATGTTATGTATAAATCAAAACAAATTTCTGCAAGTATTGTAGGAGTTATAGCTGGTGTAAGTTTAATTTATGTATTGTACACTGGAGAAATGAACATTATACAATTTACAGTCGCGATTTTACCATCATTTTTAGCTGCAATACCATTATACATTTCTGTTTATATAGATAAAGAGAAAATGACTCAGATCGCTGACATTTTATATCATCAAGTCGCAATGGTATTCTTTTTAATAGTTATTTTAATTATTCTGTTTTAA
- a CDS encoding Cdc6/Cdc18 family protein, whose amino-acid sequence MEKYKVSSAGNNELFLITDCYKKLCQIMKSLKNDRGKIVHVIGAPGTGKSANIYHAIGDLNLNIYDMKLRLKSVNISSKQVFNTMFEGLNEDLEVKSKEEIYRKLSEYDAVLIADSFHDSHNLDPTYIGFSKWTYYSGFKALHFYLLCIAEYLRHRKYFKNINIILQTAWRIHILGKKYDLFSDLGLFSKILVNILNIFFDVVLICYSEKETIEIVKMHVEDADTDTVREYIQKYGHKPRFICDALKK is encoded by the coding sequence ATGGAAAAATATAAAGTAAGTTCTGCAGGTAATAATGAACTTTTCCTAATTACCGATTGCTACAAAAAGCTTTGCCAGATAATGAAAAGCTTGAAAAATGACAGGGGTAAAATAGTCCATGTAATCGGGGCTCCAGGTACTGGTAAATCAGCGAATATTTACCATGCCATAGGTGATCTTAATTTAAATATTTATGATATGAAATTACGTTTAAAATCAGTGAATATAAGCTCAAAACAGGTTTTTAACACCATGTTTGAAGGATTAAATGAAGATCTGGAAGTAAAATCAAAAGAAGAAATTTATAGAAAACTTTCAGAATATGATGCAGTTTTAATTGCAGATAGTTTTCATGATTCACATAATTTAGACCCTACTTACATAGGTTTCAGTAAATGGACTTATTATTCTGGTTTTAAAGCTCTTCATTTTTATTTACTGTGTATAGCTGAATATTTAAGGCACAGAAAATACTTCAAAAATATAAACATTATTTTACAGACTGCATGGCGAATCCATATACTGGGGAAAAAATATGATTTATTTTCAGATCTGGGCTTATTTTCAAAAATTCTTGTAAATATACTCAACATATTTTTTGATGTTGTCTTGATATGTTACTCAGAAAAAGAAACTATAGAAATTGTAAAAATGCATGTTGAAGATGCAGACACAGATACAGTTAGAGAATACATCCAGAAATATGGCCATAAACCAAGATTTATATGTGATGCACTCAAAAAATAA
- a CDS encoding thiamine pyrophosphate-dependent enzyme produces MAKYRCTVCNYVYDDEKEGTKFEDLPENWTCPVCNSPKSEFVLLTEEVKELKEGESTVSDVLVEQMAEWGVEYVFGIPGTSSLGIIDAIRKNEKIKYIQVRHEESAAFMASAYGKLKGHVSACLTVAGPGATNLATGLYDAKLDHSPVLALTGMVKRQLIGPGSFQEIDQHSFFKPITIFDEILMSENQTVTLTTFAMKHAITDRGVAHIGIPNDVQKLPHTEKIISFDGSFPNKAISPPMFVIMQAAQIINQSKRPVIIAGFGAMGQGANLLELAEKISAPIVSTFRGKGAVDEFNDLYVGSHGGIGSTAATRLVRSADLLIVVGSSFSDMTQIPEKKTIQIDMDPMMIAKQYPVEVGLLGNSAEILPKLNELVKESKKENYLDEIKKLKRDWLKLLDGEIDSKTAPVRPPYIIKVLNDKLADDAVITLDIGENTWWFGRNFWMKDTQKMILSGYLASMGFGLPAAIAAQLIYPDRQVVCVAGDGGFSMLMADFVTAIKYELPVKIFILNNRELGMIRQEQLMEGYENWQTDLYNFDFAEYARICGGIGINVEKPEQLEAAVEEALSSNKPVIVDINTDPVRFK; encoded by the coding sequence ATGGCAAAATATAGATGTACGGTGTGTAACTATGTGTATGATGATGAAAAAGAAGGCACTAAATTTGAGGACTTGCCTGAAAACTGGACGTGTCCAGTTTGTAATTCTCCAAAGAGTGAATTTGTACTGCTTACTGAAGAAGTTAAGGAACTTAAGGAGGGTGAATCAACAGTTTCTGATGTTTTAGTGGAACAGATGGCTGAGTGGGGAGTAGAATATGTTTTTGGGATACCTGGAACTTCATCCCTCGGAATTATAGATGCAATACGGAAAAATGAAAAAATTAAATACATACAGGTACGTCATGAGGAATCAGCGGCATTTATGGCATCTGCCTACGGTAAATTAAAGGGGCATGTGTCAGCATGCCTGACTGTAGCAGGACCTGGTGCTACAAACTTAGCTACTGGACTATACGACGCTAAGCTGGACCATTCGCCTGTTTTAGCACTTACTGGAATGGTTAAAAGACAGTTAATTGGCCCGGGATCTTTCCAGGAAATAGACCAGCACTCCTTTTTTAAGCCTATTACTATATTTGATGAGATATTGATGTCTGAAAACCAGACAGTAACCCTTACAACCTTTGCAATGAAACATGCAATCACAGATAGGGGTGTGGCACATATTGGTATTCCAAATGATGTCCAGAAATTACCTCATACTGAAAAAATAATTTCATTTGACGGCAGTTTCCCAAATAAAGCTATATCGCCGCCAATGTTTGTGATAATGCAGGCGGCCCAGATCATCAACCAGTCAAAAAGACCTGTGATAATCGCTGGTTTTGGTGCAATGGGACAGGGAGCTAACCTATTAGAACTTGCAGAAAAAATTTCGGCACCAATTGTCAGTACCTTTAGAGGTAAAGGGGCGGTAGATGAGTTCAATGATCTTTATGTAGGCAGCCATGGAGGAATTGGGTCAACTGCAGCCACCAGATTGGTTCGAAGTGCTGATCTTTTAATTGTGGTTGGGTCTTCATTTTCAGATATGACTCAGATACCAGAGAAGAAAACCATACAGATCGATATGGATCCCATGATGATAGCTAAGCAGTATCCTGTGGAAGTTGGCCTCCTTGGAAACAGTGCTGAAATATTACCTAAGCTTAATGAACTGGTTAAAGAAAGCAAGAAAGAAAATTACCTTGATGAGATTAAAAAACTTAAAAGAGACTGGTTAAAGTTACTGGATGGGGAAATAGATTCAAAAACAGCGCCGGTACGTCCTCCGTATATAATTAAAGTCCTCAACGATAAACTTGCAGATGATGCGGTTATAACTCTGGACATTGGGGAAAATACATGGTGGTTCGGAAGGAATTTCTGGATGAAAGACACACAGAAGATGATACTTTCGGGTTATTTAGCTTCTATGGGATTTGGACTTCCAGCAGCGATTGCGGCACAGCTTATATATCCAGATAGGCAGGTGGTATGTGTTGCAGGGGATGGTGGTTTTTCAATGTTAATGGCAGATTTTGTAACTGCTATTAAATATGAACTTCCAGTAAAGATATTTATTTTAAATAACAGGGAGCTGGGTATGATTCGCCAGGAACAGTTGATGGAAGGCTATGAAAACTGGCAAACCGATCTTTACAACTTTGATTTTGCAGAATATGCCAGAATTTGTGGTGGTATTGGAATTAATGTCGAAAAGCCAGAACAGTTAGAAGCTGCAGTTGAAGAAGCTCTTTCATCAAATAAACCGGTTATTGTAGATATAAATACAGATCCTGTAAGATTTAAATGA
- a CDS encoding DUF5591 domain-containing protein yields MKVLCITEESLFRPEAVRWRERMGLLEPLGDALVILPCSMKKPYSSSRSHSIFMNATKGIQEVILTSPFGVCPREVEKIYPIQSYDTSTTGEWSHEEIKVVGECLRDYVGEKEVIAHVEGGYKQVCEEYLDNAVYTSTGQTTSSESMNNLKMEVKKHSKLKGRAKTLHQLRSIARYQFNSKKADCLIPDDVKTRGRFDKRIFKDGKQIATLHFNNGLYSLNLEGGKILQNINKKWVKINFELKTNTLFSPGVTEADPDIIPGDEVVILKDDEAVAVGKAILSGKEMERAVKGVAVKIRHRKK; encoded by the coding sequence ATGAAAGTTCTCTGTATAACTGAAGAATCACTCTTCCGTCCAGAAGCAGTAAGGTGGAGGGAAAGAATGGGTCTTCTTGAACCATTAGGTGATGCACTGGTTATTTTACCGTGCAGTATGAAAAAACCCTATTCATCATCACGATCTCACTCAATATTTATGAACGCTACAAAGGGCATACAGGAAGTCATACTGACCTCTCCATTTGGAGTTTGCCCTCGTGAAGTGGAAAAAATATATCCCATACAATCATACGACACTTCAACAACAGGTGAATGGTCGCATGAAGAAATTAAAGTTGTTGGGGAATGTTTAAGGGATTATGTTGGTGAAAAGGAGGTAATAGCTCATGTTGAAGGTGGTTATAAGCAGGTCTGCGAAGAATATCTGGATAATGCGGTCTACACATCGACTGGTCAAACCACATCATCAGAATCTATGAACAACCTTAAAATGGAAGTTAAAAAGCACTCTAAACTTAAAGGAAGAGCTAAAACATTACATCAACTCAGATCAATTGCAAGATATCAGTTTAACAGCAAAAAAGCTGATTGTTTAATACCTGATGATGTTAAAACCCGCGGGAGATTTGACAAACGAATATTTAAAGATGGAAAACAAATCGCTACCCTGCATTTCAATAATGGATTGTATTCGTTGAATCTGGAAGGCGGAAAAATTCTGCAGAATATCAATAAAAAATGGGTTAAAATTAACTTTGAGCTTAAAACAAACACTTTATTCTCTCCAGGGGTAACTGAAGCTGATCCAGATATTATCCCTGGTGATGAAGTGGTGATTTTAAAAGATGATGAAGCTGTAGCAGTTGGAAAGGCCATTTTAAGCGGGAAAGAAATGGAAAGGGCCGTTAAAGGTGTTGCAGTGAAAATAAGGCATAGAAAAAAATAG
- a CDS encoding metal-sulfur cluster assembly factor, protein MADELVEKIKEAVSTVADPHMGISIVEMGILEDVQIEKNGSTLAKLTIRPTNPGCMSAANIAMNAKLAAEKVEGVDKVEVLIEGHMMADAISEMVNK, encoded by the coding sequence ATGGCAGATGAATTAGTTGAAAAGATAAAAGAAGCAGTTTCAACAGTAGCTGACCCTCACATGGGTATCAGCATAGTTGAAATGGGAATTCTTGAAGATGTTCAAATAGAAAAAAATGGATCTACCCTTGCAAAACTCACAATCAGACCAACAAATCCAGGCTGTATGAGTGCAGCAAACATAGCAATGAATGCAAAACTCGCAGCTGAAAAGGTAGAAGGTGTAGATAAAGTAGAAGTACTTATCGAAGGCCACATGATGGCTGATGCAATTTCTGAAATGGTCAACAAATAA
- a CDS encoding adenylate kinase, translated as MELPWNVVVVTGVPGVGKTTLCRRVSEDLGYNYVNYGDLMLNIAKSEDLASTDSEMFSLDIDTQQKIWKGAALKVKDMDRVLVDLHGVDQSSIGYILSLPIEIISPDIIVVIESSKDNILQRRHKDTKERIIDTINSLNEHMDMLRTSMAVCSAILGCNLLVLENDDLEDCFLKLKNLLGTGSVL; from the coding sequence ATGGAATTACCTTGGAACGTTGTAGTTGTTACTGGTGTTCCTGGAGTTGGTAAAACAACTCTCTGTAGAAGAGTTTCTGAAGATTTAGGTTATAATTACGTAAATTATGGAGATCTGATGCTTAATATAGCTAAAAGCGAAGATCTCGCTTCTACAGATTCTGAAATGTTTAGTTTGGATATAGACACCCAGCAAAAAATTTGGAAGGGTGCAGCTTTAAAAGTAAAAGATATGGACCGTGTTCTTGTAGATTTACACGGTGTTGATCAGTCTTCAATTGGTTATATTCTTTCACTACCCATAGAAATTATATCTCCAGATATAATTGTGGTAATAGAGTCTTCCAAGGACAATATACTCCAGCGAAGGCATAAAGATACTAAAGAAAGAATTATTGACACTATAAATAGCTTAAATGAACATATGGATATGCTTCGAACTTCAATGGCTGTATGTTCTGCTATTTTGGGGTGCAATTTACTGGTACTTGAAAACGATGATTTGGAAGATTGTTTTTTAAAACTGAAAAATCTTTTGGGTACTGGCAGTGTATTATAA